In Cicer arietinum cultivar CDC Frontier isolate Library 1 chromosome 7, Cicar.CDCFrontier_v2.0, whole genome shotgun sequence, the genomic window GGGAATAAATGAAAAAGAGggaataataatttatcaaattactCTTGTTAAGCATTGGGGTGTGTTCACCACACAATCATAAATGCAAAATGGAATACAATGACCTAAGAGTGATATCAATAGTACTAATTAGAGTCAGAGGGTACATATTGGAAAAAAAGTGATTAATATTgcattgaaaaatgaaaattacaCTACTTTGTGATAATATATTTTGCCAATGTAACATCATTGTGGGATGGAGGGTCTTATAATAAGGGACAGAGGGAATAAATGAAAAAGAGGGAATAATAATTTACCAAATTACTCTTGTTAAGCATTGGGGTGTGTTCACCACACAATCATAAATGCAAAATGGAATACAATGACCTAAGAGTGATATCAATAGTACTAATTAGAGCCAGAGGGTACATATTggaaaaaaagttattaatattgcattgaaaaatgaaaattacaCTACTTTGTGATAATATATTTTGCCAATGTAACATCATTGTGGGATGGATGCAATATTTTCTTTCACATTTTGCCAAATTCTAGATGTATTTGGTAGAATTTTTATGCATGTGTATACTAGGTTATTGTGCTGTGTCTTCCTTTCCAACATCAACTTCTGAGCGTTGATGTTAGTCGGCCATCTGCATTGAGTTTAAGTTGTCCATATATCTTTTAGCATTTACTCATTTATTTCTGATGTTTAACAGTACAATGATCCAGAATATGATTAAAGAAGGAAAAATTGTTCCGTCTGAGGTAACAATTAAACTTTTGCAACGAGCAATCCAGGAAAATGGCAATGACAAATTTCTTATTGATGGTTTTCCTCGCAATGAGGAAAACCGTGCAGCATTTGAGAAAGTGGTAATTTTTAATTGCTAATATCATGAAATATAACCTTTTCATTTACTGCTGTCTCCAGAATGCGCCCACTTTTAATTTCCAAAATGCATTATGGCTTTGCAGACAGGAATAGAGCCAACATTTGTCCTATATTTTGATTGCCCAGAGGAAGAGATGGAGAGACGACTTCTTAGTAGGAATCAGGTTatacaatatttattaaaaaatatgtatgcaTTTCCTTACTCTTTTCAGTGTTTAATACTGGATGTCATTGTCAATTATAAAGGGTAGAGAAGACGACAACATCGAAACAATAAGGAAGCGGTTCAAGGTTTTCTTGGAGTCTAGTCTACCTGTGATTAATTATTATGATGCCAAGGGAAAAGTTCGCAAGGTAATTGATAGTTGTGCTTTTACCATGTttttggtaagtttcttgatTGCCTCTTGTACTGAAGGACATAGCATAATATCTGTTTTAGATTGATGCTGCAAGGCCCGTTGAAGATGTATTTGAGTCAGTCAAAGCAATTTTTGGTCCAAAAAATGAGAAGGTAAATCACTATGTTCGCTTTATGTCAAAACTTTATATGTACAAGTTCCATTTTCTGTCAAAGAGAAAATTTGGAAATTAATGTGATTGTTGTTAATATGGGAATGTAATTATCTTGATATTGCAAAATGTTGTATTTATACTAAACTATAAAGTAACTCATACTGTATGGGTCtttaaagaaatttaattttatgtacattattaatattttttaattttcttgtgAGCATATAAATGCTCAATATGAACTTTTTTCCGTTTACTtcatcagattttttttttttttttacttttacaaTGCATTATAGAtagatttaactttttttaaataaatataagaataaGATTGAAAAAATAGATAAGAATGTTTACAGACTGCTTggcattttaatttaaatagagATACAAGCATAACAATTTCATTAGAACTTTCCAATAGAATACTAATTGGTGGCTCATGACCTGTGTTTTTCTTACTAACACAACCTGTGCTTTTGAGAAAAGACAAAtgaatgtaaataataaatggAACAATCTTGAGGGGCAAACCAGTTGGTTTTCAAGTATGATGATGTCTTTTCTGTTTAAACTACTTTCCTTTGTACAAACTGTCATTACATTTGTATTGGGCCTAGGTTTGTGTATATCAACATACTACCACTAAGTaaagtttataattttgaaaatgattttgtgaagttaaaaaaattgtgactCTCCGCTTCAAATTCCTACCAttctttcttttactttttttacatCAATGCCATGGCATCATTTTCACTTGTCTGACAAATGTTCCTTAGAAATACAGACCAAAGCACAACctttaaattatattgatgGAATTTTCACGAGAGAAATGATTTATTATGTTGCAATATCAAATTTAGTATGCCATTTAACTGCAATATTTTTCAGGAAGTAATGTTTATCTGTTGTATTTGCAGGCTGATTGAGTATGCCACCCTTGATTTCATGCTGGATATTTAAGAGGTAAAAGTTGCAATGTGAATTGTAAAAGATCTcatatatatcttatttttgagTGTGATGCATTTTGCTGTATTTATCGAGTGATGGGAAAAAATTGGTTAGGACGTGGACCACTGGGGAGTCTCTTATTATATTCCAAATTCTGCATAGAAgtttatatcattttaaaatattattagatcTACATATAGTTCTATGCATTAGGCATCGATTCTTTTTGACGTGTATCTTTCGTGACTTTGTCTGGACAAGTTGACACGTTGAACCATCCTATAATAACTTCAGATATACTATTTTGTTGGTCTTGTGTTGTTATTACCGAAAGGTAAAGAATATTCTAATGAGAATGATAAGATAAGATAGCCACACCACTAGGGGTTACTTTCACGTCTTGAATCATCCAAGTGGGGACTATAACTTTGGTATATTACTGGGTGAATTATTTTTGTTCTgaagtttaattatttaaagcTACTACTAAGTCTATAAAATagcaataatatattttaaaactgtTACTTAGTCAGTTAtgtggtgttttttttttcacgaaagagatgtgatattttacattgataataaataaacattatatTTTACTACCAGCAAActtattatattgatttgtaGTAGGTGTAATGAGAGCGATGTTAAAAAGTGAAAGGAGAAGGATTCAGTAATTTCAGTAATGGATATGACCCGtgctttttatatttgttaaaaatatttagttatatatttaatttgtaggtactcaatgtaaattttttcaCTCATGCATTTACATTTCGATCGTTAGATATTATGGAGTTATTTTAGGAATAAATATAATAGTGGTAATATAGTGTGATTTATTAAAagtgtataaaaaaaaacaattatgatTGCCACATATAGTTTAGACTCACACGTTTTAACTTAGAATATAAAGCCTGGACTTCATATAAAGTCTGGACTTCCTTATTCTATGAAATATTTTGAATGCATAGAAATTGatctcttttaattatttacctGTATTTAATTGTTGGcttttccaaaaaaatatttttttacattgacTACATGACATggatttcttttgttttttgttgatACTGATTTATTATTTGTCTCGTTGTTGTTTTTTCAGGTCACATTGTTATTATTGGTTGCTTGTGCTTTTGCCTCACATTTTGTTGCTAGATATAGAAAAATGCATTTTATACCTGAGGTTTTTGCTCCTATATTCTATTGTTGTACCTTATGGACTCATTCATTGATAACAAATAAAGATTTTTTGTGAGTTATGTATGCACGTGGTAAAATGATCATCACATTACcattaacttttaaatatttgaggagacactcaaattataaaaaatgttgtcTAGAACTTTAACGAAAATTGAGCATCATACATGCTGACTGTGACCCGATGAAAACAAGGGAATATCAGTATCATATGGTTAAAAAAAGCAGCATCAAAATATTGTTTAGTTTTATTTGTATCCTAAAACAGGTTCCAtaacaaaaagatataaaaaatttaagtgcGCGTTCACtctataaaaaatcaatttatatatgtatctctAAAAAGAGATAttagtttctattttttctttaaaatataacatgtTACAAGATATTAAAgacttttttttacaattaattgcattttcaaaaaataatgaaaatgaacACTATTTTTGGTAATTCAACATCCCAAGAATAACATTTTATTAAGAACTTTcttattaacaaattaaattaaacatataatttaaaagataaaaatagataatttttttgcaaaataaatAACCCTTAATTACATGTTCTGAAAATAAACTTTCTTTTTTACATGCTCAAATGGACCATGGTCCTgtagttattaaataaacaactgTACAGAAcacaaatgataaaaaaatatttcaattttgatcAAAATTGAATATTTCGTGGTTCGTGTTGCTGCTGATAACAACTCTTTGaacaataaacaaataataatcaaCTAGAAAttgagaaaacaaaaaatgattgaacaataaaatatttcaataccTATACGCTACATGCATATAATACAACACTCTGAAGACAATCAAATAGCAACCAAGCTCATCGTACCCAAGAAACTGAGTCAATCTCATCCCTTGCTGCTTTATATAGTTCAAGCCTTTTAAAGCATTGCTGTCTTCTCTCCATCACAGAAGGGTCTTCGTCTAACAACTCTGATAGTTGTTTAGCCTGTGCACCAACATTAATATCAGATAAAATCTCAGGAATATAATGAAATCAACTAGAACAGGTATTATGTGCATAAACGTATGTTTTCATAATTAGCCATTTGCCTTGGCATTTGCgaagataaaatttaaacaagGTTATAGATTCAAATGTAGACAtacatataattattattgtggTGAGAAAATGAATAAGTTAACAAATTCTTATTGTGGTGCTAAAGATTTATACCCATGCATATAATTATTTTGCTCGTGCTTACAAAAGATTTACTTACAGCATTGAAAAATTCTGATGGACACTATGGctatgtattaaaaataaaatgattttgatgtattcattttagtttagattaataaaaataaaaattatatgcCACCACTCCTAGTAGAATATCAATTTGAAAGGAAATCTAATGCAAACCCAAGATCTATTGACATTCCATTGTAAAGACACTACATCAGCATACTTTACAAAAATACTGgttgtaattttatttgacTGTTATGAGAAGTATTCCACTGCTCCAAAAGAAGTATCATGTTTTCATAACCAGAAAAGTTGGAGGTTAAAGATGAATCTGAACTGCAATTGCATAGATAGGgaaataaaagtgatttttcATTGAGAGAGAAGAGAGTACCTCTTTCTTCCCTATTTGTGTGTAGAAATAGTGTAGCAATGACTGTTTTGCTTCTCTGACCTGGCAATAAACCACAGCCTTCGGAATAGTGATCCTGAGTGTGTCCGACACCATACCAATATAGGATGATACATTTGATGCAATCCTTCTAAAATGCCCATCGCCATATCGATCGTCATTTGAGCCGGCAGCTAGATTAGATGGATTAGTTGGTTGAGCTGGAGTTCCAGCTTTCTCCATTTTTTGAGGAGACTTTCGATTAGATGGATTAGTTGGATGAGCTGGATTTCCAGCTCTCTCCATTTCTTGAGGAAGTCTTCGAAAGAAATCCACAGTAAGATACGAAGATTCCATATCCACAAGCCGAATAGTTGTCTTCTTACTCACTTCTCGGAACCTCTCTAGAGCCTCACTTGTAGCTGCAGATATTTCAGCTTGAAGA contains:
- the LOC101513002 gene encoding UMP-CMP kinase 3-like, which codes for MGTVVEASNKDTNGSFLNTNPTVVFVLGGPGSGKGTQCANVVQNFGYTHLSAGDLLRAEIKSGSENGTMIQNMIKEGKIVPSEVTIKLLQRAIQENGNDKFLIDGFPRNEENRAAFEKVTGIEPTFVLYFDCPEEEMERRLLSRNQGREDDNIETIRKRFKVFLESSLPVINYYDAKGKVRKIDAARPVEDVFESVKAIFGPKNEKAD